AGGCGCCGAAGCGTCGCCGCCCGTCCCCAGCATCCGCACGTTGAAGATCGACGGTCTCGATTGGCGAGCGGCAGCCCTGTCGCGCGCCACGGCATCCTGCGAGGCGCTCGCGGCCTGCGACGCCGTGGTACTCGCATTGGCAAGCGCGCCGACGTTCACTGCCGCGACGGTCGGCATGCCCGTCGACTTGCCCTGCACCTGAATGTTCTCGGCGTTCACCACATGCAGGGCCGCCACGTTGGCATTGCCCGAAACGCGGATCCCGGCCTCGCCCGCATCGATCGTCCCCAGCGGGGCGATGAGGTCGACGTCCCCCGCCGGCACTTCGGCGATCGGCGCCAGCGTGGCGATACCCGCCCCCGTCGACGGGACTTGCGAGGCGAGCGTCACGTTGCCCTTGTCGTCGTAGGTCAGCTTGGGCGGCGTATAGAGCACCGTCGTCTTGGCGCCGCGCCCCGCATTGATGTCGCCTTGCGCAGACCACGCCAGGATGCTGCCACCGAACGTCGTCATGATGCGGGAGAGTCCGAGCAGCACGCTGCTGCGCGAATACAGGTTGATGTCGCCCGCGCCCTGTGTGACGATCCCCGAGGTGGCAGGCGGCACGACGCCTGGTACGCCGGCAATGATCTTGCCGGAAGGCGCCAGCATGTCGATATCGCCACCGAAGTACGTGCGTATGCCAGCGCCGCCGAACATCGTGATGTCGCCCGCGCGCGCCGCACTGTCCGCCGTTTCCGGGAACAGCGCGGCAATGGCGTTGCGCCCGCGCAGGTAGCTCCCGTGGCGACGGCTGTCCACGTCGTTGTACTCGCGTCCCCCCGCTTTCAGTTCGGCGTAGAACACGCTTCGCAGGAAGATACTCCGCGCGTCGGCCGTCAGCGTGTCGAAGTACGCAAGCGCCTCGGCGCTCGAGCCCGAGAATCCGTAGCGCGACTTGAGCCACGCCGCGAGCTCGCCTTCGTACGTCTTCGCGACCTTGCCCATCGCGCCCAGCGGGGCGTCCACGGCAAGCAGATTCGCGGGGGCGAGATAGCGCCGCAGACCCGCGTAGTCGGGACCGCCCGCGCCAACACCCGCCATGGCGACGATGGTCGCCCCCGGGCGGCTGTCGCCCGTCGCAATCGGCCCCACGCTCGTGATGGAACCGAGGTCGGCCTGATAGAGATGGCGGCCCGCTGAGATCTCCAGCGCGCCCGGCCCGGCCACCAGGAAGTTGGATTGCAGGATGTCGCGGCCCGCACGCACGACCGACACGTCGGTGGCGTCGGGGTGATACAGCAGGTTTCCGGACGACTTGGCGCTGTAGGCGCCATCGGCGTAGATGGGCTTGCCGTTGACGTAGAACGCCGGCACGGCGCCGGCGCCCACGACGTCCCGACCGGCGATGACCCAGACCGGTTTGGCCGCAACGTTCCACTGGTTATACGGATAGCGCGACGCCATCGTGCCGCCGTTGGTGAAGTCCAGAACTTCGCCCGTGCGCAGCCCCACGATATCGCCCTCGACCGCGTAGAAGCGCTGCGGGTCCGCATCGCCGGCATGCAGATCGCCCGTAATCGTGTTCGAGCCGAACGCGTAGAGCGATCCGGCGCCGGCGCCGACTGGCAGGAAAGTCGCCATATTGCTGACGGTCCTCGCGTTCTGACCCGCATAGCCGATGAAGGCGGGATGTGCGGGCGTCGCCACGACGCTCGTGTCGGCGCCGGACATGTTCAGCGACAAGCCCATCGCCTGAATCGATTTGCGGGCGAGTATTTCGAGTTGCCCCGCCGCCGAGGGCGCGAGCGTCACCGATGTGGTGTAGACGTTGGCGCCGTCGTAGAGCCTCGCACCGTAGTAAATCCCGCCTCCACCTGCCGCGGCACGCAGGATGGCCGGATAGTCGCCGACCGAGCGCGACTGGCCGTCGGTCGTACCGACCGTGGTCGGCGTCAAATTGCCGCCCGCGGCGAGCAGATCGACCGACGTGCGATCGTTCCACAGCGAGAACCAGCTGTAGCCGCCGCCACGGTAATCGACGGACGATCCTTCGGAGGTGACGCGGTACGGCGTGGTGTTGTGAACCAGCGCCCGGCCCGGATCGTCCACGCGCGAAAGCACGAGATCGCCCCGCGACGCGAAGGACACAGCGCTGTCGCCGAGCACGAGCGTCGGGCCGCCGTTGGAACGTCCGCCGTTCGGTGTATCGAGGTCGACGGCCCGCGGATCAGCCGTATATGCGAGCGACTTCACTCCGTAACCCAGATCGATGCGACCGATGGCGCCCGCACTGAGGCTCAGCGCACCACGCAGGTTCGTGAGCGTGCCAGTGAGGTTCGCGTCGAGAACCGCCCCGCGCACGAAGAGCGACTCGTTCGAACTGCTTCGCGTCATGTTCGGGTCCAGCGGATTGAGCGAGCCGCCAATGCGCACATTGAGATCCCCGCCGCCGGTCACGATCCAGTTGCCGTCGGCCGTCACACGCCCCGTGCCGCCCACGGCGACGTTCAACCCCTGGCTGATGCGCTCGGTTGAATCGCCCATCGCGGCCACCACGCCGGCGTCGCCGCCCACCCGGATGTCCACGTTGCCCCCACCCAGCGCGCCGATGCCGCTGAAACCGACCAGCCGCGGTATCTGGGATGGCCGTGTGCCGTCGTTCGTCGTCGGCAGTGCGTACGAACCGAAGTTGATCCACCATGCGGCCGGCACGCCGCCCACGTCGCCGCCCTGGCGCCACAGCCAGTTGCCGGTGCCGGCTGTCGCCGTCGCCGCTGCGGTGCCGGCCGTGAAGCCCGTGATGTTGCCTTGCGCTTTCAGGAGCACGTTGCCGCCCTGCTCCGGAAACCACGCCTGATAGACGCTCGACGGACCGTTCACCAGCGACTCATACGCCGTGCCGTTGGGGCCCAGCACCGTCGTGGCGCCCGAGCCCGACTGCTGCTCCACACCGCGCGGCAGATTGTAGGGATTGCTGCCGTCCGCGGCCAGCACCGGCGACGATTGCGTGCCTGCCGTATAGACACCGAACAGCGATTTCATCGTCAGATTGCCGCCCGCGAGCAGCGAAAGGTCACCCGTACCGGTGCGCACGACGCTGATGGCCCGGAACGTCCTGTCCGGGCCGCTGAAATGCTCGTCGTCGAGCACGAGGTCGCCTCGCTTCGTCGTCTGCAACGAATGGCTGTTGACCGAACCGACGTCTGCGCCCGCCGCCAGTTGCATCGACCACGAGCGCGTACCCGGCGCAAGCATGGGGGCGACAGCCCATATCTTGCCCGGCTCCGGCCTGGGCACCGACACGTCGTAGGTCATGGGGCTCGGCATGCCTGCAGGCAGATAGATGACCTCGGCCTGCGTGCCGGCGGGCACCGTCATGCCATTTATGTAAAAGTCACCGGCGGGTGAAATGACCATGCAGTCCCAGCAGTCATCCGGCAGCAGGTAGTCGTTTTCGAACACGGTCGTGCGCCCGGTGCCGTCGTAGGGCGCGGTGAGAATATCGCCGGCATGGACCTTCCCGTTGATCATCCAGCCGTTGTCGTCGGGCGTTGCCGGCGGCGGAGCGAACCCGTCGTTGATGCTTCCCTTGATCGTGAGGTCGCCGCCTGCCCGCAGCAGCAGCACGCCCGGCTCGCCCGAGCCGCGCACCGATGCGTCGGCACGCGGGCCGTAGCGGTAACCGGAGAAGTCGAGATCGCCGTCGACCAGCAGGTTGCCGCTCGGCGTCGCGCTCGCGATCTCCACGCCCGGGCGCAGATGGTACACGTCTCCCAGACTGCGCAACCCGGCCAGACGCCCCTGCAGGTCCCTGTTTGCCCACGCCGCGTTGACGAAAGCACGGCTGTCGCCGTCGATGCGGTCGAGATAGTCCTGCTTGATCACCTGTGTGGGTCGGCCATCGCTCGACGGCGTACCCAGTGGGGCATCCGTGTAGCGCCAGAAACCGTTCACCGCCACACGCTTCGCCCCGTTGATCGCGATGGGGCCGCTCGCGTCGATGGCGATATCACCGCCGCGCATGTCCAGACGCTGGGCATTGAGCTCGATCGCGCCACGCGTCGCACCGTCGGCCGAACGCACGTCGATGGTGGCGCCGGGTTGCAAGCGCAGCCAGCCCGGCACGCCGGTCGTCAGATTCCTGCCGGCGCTCAGTTCGACCGTGGCGCGGTTGGGGGCGTCAATGACCTGGCCTCGGTTGTCGACGCGAAGCTGCGTGCCGTGCGCGTCGAGTACCGCCGTCGAGGCCAGGGTCAGGTCGTCGCGCGCTGCAAGCCGGATCGTGCCGACCTGCGGGCCGCTGGCGTCCACGCGACCATTGACGGTGAGCGTTCCGGCGTCGACGGAGACGTCGATCGTGTTGGCCTTGAGTTCGTCCCCGACCACGAGCGCCAGCCCTTCACGCTGAAGCTGATAGCGTCTCGCGCCGAAGACGCCGCCGTCGCTCAGGCGCCGGTTCAGCCCGACGAAGTCGTCGATCGATTGCGACCGCACATCGAGACTCGCGTCGAGATACGGCACGCGTGTGCCGCCGGCGTCGTACGTTCCCGTTGCAGCGCCCAGGATCGTGCCGGCCAGCGATACGGTGCCTGCGCTGGCGTCGATTGCCGTCACCGACAGCGAACCGGCGCGATTGCGCAAGGCCGACAGGTCGATGACGGCTCCGCTCGCTTGCGTGACGTTGCCGTGCGCACTCGAGAGATCAACGTCACCGCCCCAACTGTATTTGCTGACGTCGAAGAACTTCAGTTCGCGTCCTGCCACGTCGATGCGCGCGGCGTCCTCCAGACGAACGTCGCCGTCTGCCGCCACCGTCAGCTTGCCGCTCGGCAGCCGAATGGCGCTCGCGAGCGTCACTGTCTGCCCCTTGAGGCCGATCTCCGCGCCAAGCGCCTCGGAGGCGTTGGCTGGCGTTCCCGCCGTGGGTGAGGAAAGGCGAAGCGCTCCGCCGGCCGCGATGCGATTGATCGAGGCCGCCTCGCCCGTCATCAGCGGCGTCACGAGGTTGAGATTGCCGCCCGCGTACGTTGCAGCGTTCGTGCCGGACTGGTAAACGGCGAGTGTATTTCGGTTGTTCGCGGTGATGCGCTCGCTGGCGAGCAGGTTCACCGTCGAGAAACCCAGCAGCAGGCGATCCAGCGTGAGCTGAGTGTCGGGCAGCCCGTACTTCGGATAGCCAAACACGATTTCGTTCGCTGCTATGTCGAGCGTGCCGCGCCCCGTGCCTGCACCGCCCGGCAGGACGCCGGGCGGCGGCAAGCTGATCGGTTCGACGTTGGGGCCGGGTGTACGGCCATCGCTCACCCCATTCCAAACCAGTCGGCCGGTGGTGATTCTTGCTGTGTCGCCAGATCCGCCGAGCCCGTAGATGGCAGGCGTATTGAGCACCAGTTCGGCAAGACTCGACTTGCCCGTTGACGGATCGATGGTGTCGAAACTCACCGGCCCGAAGACGTTGATGGCATTGCCGGCGGACAGGATCAACGATTCCACCCTGGGTACGCCCGGCGACGCATTTCCCTTGAACAGATTGCCCAGGACCTGCTGGTTGAGAATCAACCCCTGAGGCAGCACACCCGCACGTGCGGCCGCGTCAAGCGCCGATGCCTCGCCGAAGTTGATGTTGGGCACCGCGAACGACAGGTACCTGGCACCGAAGCGCAGATCGGGCGAGAGTACGAGCGTGCCCGCCCGGCTCGCCGTAAAGGCCAGCGTGCCCTCCGTATAGAGCTCGGCCTTGCCGATGTTCATGCCTGCGCCGGCGCCATTGCCCGCTTGCGAGACGATGTCCACCAGATTGTTGGAGAGGACTAGCGCATTGATCTGGAAAAACGCGTCGCGTGCCACCGAGTAGCGATAACCGGCCGATGTCGGAAACGGTGTGGTGCGCCCCATGTCGACAGTGCTGATGCTTGCGGCGTCGTCGATCGTGATCCCCCCCGCCCCGCCGACGAGGAATATCTCGGGCGCGCGCAGTTGCGCTCCCTCTCTGACCGCCAGCGTATGGGTCATGCCATCGATCGTCAGCTTGTCCGACGCCACCATTCCGCCACCGAGGATCAGCCGGTCTGCGCCGATGGCATTAAGGTCCGTATCGCCGAGGGAGACGTACCCGGGGGTCGGCGTTGCCCCGCTCGGAGCGATCTCGAGCTTCAGGGCACGTGCGCCTGTGCCATCGATGCTGACGATACCGCCCTGCCCGTTCCTGCCTGGCGTGAACAGTGCCTCGCCCTGGAACGCAAGCGCCGGAAGCTTGCCGGGTGTGGTGTCATACGTGAGGAAAAGCGTGCGGGCATCTGCCGGCAGGACCGGGCGCGGCGCACCGCTGCGCGCCGCGCTCGCGACCAGGAAGTCGGCGAGTCCCGTCTCGTTGTATTGCGAATGGCTGCGCACCGTTTGCCCGGATGTGACGATCAGTCGCGTGGGCAAGACATCCCGGTATGACGTCAATGCCTGTCCTCGATAACCCTGAACGAGCCACGAACCGTCGCGCGTGAGTACCGGCCGCGAAGTCGCCGTCGTACGTGCGCCAAGTTCGACGCGGTACGCACCCGGCAGCAACGCGTAGCGCGCGGGCATCAGCGTATACGTGCCGGCCTTGAGGCCCGGCACGCCGTCCGGTAC
The Pandoraea pulmonicola DNA segment above includes these coding regions:
- a CDS encoding filamentous haemagglutinin family protein, which encodes MAVATGGAFGTAHAEQAFSPAWFAARGAAQSTATATGRLPNGMPSSALTSPSEQQRLANAQLQQSVANLGAAAQALAAQQAIQAAARQAAQTDASVPDGLTQGGLKVDTNSLTQGWINANAPTQTVADGRTTVNVRQTADKAILNWETFNVGKNTTLNFAQQKDWAALNRVNDPQARPSQIQGRIQGDGTVMIVNRNGIVFTGTSQVDTRNLVAAAANISNDQFQKQGIYGVNAATPSFTDALGKVEVRAGARIATREPTSVTQGGGYVLLMGSTVENAGEIVTHRGQTQLAAGDAFIIRRGVGTDGNAESTTRGNEIAPQFAVSSTAGAVINRGLIVAREGDVTLGGRDVRQLGVALSSTTVNNRGTIHLLNSTKDGNGRVTFGQGATTAVLVEDDGSRALDSQRDALIQASRDQDGKRGLTMDAFDNLSRLSDRRDQSRIEVTSGGDVLFDSDSLTLATGGQIAVSAARRGFVANRARLDVSGAVGVSLSMDSNNVKVNVQGNEQRDAPRNRDTGDLLNANVWIDRRRLVYVPAGIGGYTSERWYTSNGLLEVGGYLGNQGHGIGEWAAQGGTVVLGGAEVVTQAGSAVNLAGGTLDVQTGYLNQTWLKGSDGGLYNINTAPSDMQFKGVYRGFESEHARWGKNTTETFYTPLIGPQRVLENGYTVGRDAGQLLVNAPTAILEGDITATVFNGARQTSAASAALSDGYKQSQYAVAREARLALGQYGALGRVGAFQSDVVIGNFVNVASTLGLSDALDAARRNTTWLDASRLSALRLGGLDIATRGNVTLDASLALADGGIVTVVSPVTNLNADITVRGGQVNVGNTLVTSGTEFLLSGGERSAITLAPGKTIDVRGLWTNARMDASTPARLAHTDGGAVKLGSTLDVTLGKGSLIDVSSGAALLANGKVRAGKGGSVTLSADDGGNGTGTLILDGDIRGFGASGGGTLTIGTGQPVVLSQTAILPDGRLAAGQAAPVDLQLGSDFVVPAGSALPFSYTTTLTRLAAGAVVKAGDEPVTLNPTLSSPLIPQAGWIVPSSMTEVVVDGTRSVWPGQTVPAGSRITSVNGPLPDGYVIPAAAFPNGVPIKANVTSYTAGTRVSADFVIEAGTAVPAGAVLDREIAVRPVFTLAPSRFAQGFGNYVVNGHTALAVTKGARIDVTMPVLRLDVNANRIATSDNPEGAWSLWMPPQYLVDAARGTATRRGGADIALQSSGTGGSGHIDIGEGASITVDAGRRIGVESRGQINIDGALHSPGGTIDVVQLTNAYLAKTPATASPGQRSILIGDHAVLDVAGRAPAATDDAYRRLSETPDGGSITIGAPTNRDNPATLAQAAESFIVVRPGALLDASGGSASVDLPGNAGTLTLSGNGGSIAFNSFNGLYFDGTMRAAAGGFGALGGTLILTLETPRYREAVIPDDVRNLRMLVIGQKAMPSGSDKPLTIGTARIGVDQIKAGGFDSVSAYADLIRFDGNVDLALGRRLELYQGTLLSNAPDQTVRLAAPFVQFRPVAYLQLEGNSVYPKATGAFGTQPSDLPTKADLRVDADMIELGSLGLFGVKGALPLASGTRAFNFAGFDTATLRSTGDIRVTSGVGGSRTLDLIAAQIYPVTGVSNKALAPSFIRAAERVRFGRSTDTVPDMPQAAFGRLNVFAKTIEQGGVLRAPLGMIALGSPIESGSGTTYVGPTESVVLLPGSVTSASANGLLLPYGGTVDGLTYSHAGNTLTGSLDLTTGVTFGGKSFDVRKGAVIDLSGGGELLGAGFVSGRGGSVDILTTPLANAGPGFSYSSASNKVYAIVPGAQPNYAPNDPEAGAMPDLGRQITVPDGVPGLKAGTYTLMPARYALLPGAYRVELGARTTATSRPVLTRDGSWLVQGYRGQALTSYRDVLPTRLIVTSGQTVRSHSQYNETGLADFLVASAARSGAPRPVLPADARTLFLTYDTTPGKLPALAFQGEALFTPGRNGQGGIVSIDGTGARALKLEIAPSGATPTPGYVSLGDTDLNAIGADRLILGGGMVASDKLTIDGMTHTLAVREGAQLRAPEIFLVGGAGGITIDDAASISTVDMGRTTPFPTSAGYRYSVARDAFFQINALVLSNNLVDIVSQAGNGAGAGMNIGKAELYTEGTLAFTASRAGTLVLSPDLRFGARYLSFAVPNINFGEASALDAAARAGVLPQGLILNQQVLGNLFKGNASPGVPRVESLILSAGNAINVFGPVSFDTIDPSTGKSSLAELVLNTPAIYGLGGSGDTARITTGRLVWNGVSDGRTPGPNVEPISLPPPGVLPGGAGTGRGTLDIAANEIVFGYPKYGLPDTQLTLDRLLLGFSTVNLLASERITANNRNTLAVYQSGTNAATYAGGNLNLVTPLMTGEAASINRIAAGGALRLSSPTAGTPANASEALGAEIGLKGQTVTLASAIRLPSGKLTVAADGDVRLEDAARIDVAGRELKFFDVSKYSWGGDVDLSSAHGNVTQASGAVIDLSALRNRAGSLSVTAIDASAGTVSLAGTILGAATGTYDAGGTRVPYLDASLDVRSQSIDDFVGLNRRLSDGGVFGARRYQLQREGLALVVGDELKANTIDVSVDAGTLTVNGRVDASGPQVGTIRLAARDDLTLASTAVLDAHGTQLRVDNRGQVIDAPNRATVELSAGRNLTTGVPGWLRLQPGATIDVRSADGATRGAIELNAQRLDMRGGDIAIDASGPIAINGAKRVAVNGFWRYTDAPLGTPSSDGRPTQVIKQDYLDRIDGDSRAFVNAAWANRDLQGRLAGLRSLGDVYHLRPGVEIASATPSGNLLVDGDLDFSGYRYGPRADASVRGSGEPGVLLLRAGGDLTIKGSINDGFAPPPATPDDNGWMINGKVHAGDILTAPYDGTGRTTVFENDYLLPDDCWDCMVISPAGDFYINGMTVPAGTQAEVIYLPAGMPSPMTYDVSVPRPEPGKIWAVAPMLAPGTRSWSMQLAAGADVGSVNSHSLQTTKRGDLVLDDEHFSGPDRTFRAISVVRTGTGDLSLLAGGNLTMKSLFGVYTAGTQSSPVLAADGSNPYNLPRGVEQQSGSGATTVLGPNGTAYESLVNGPSSVYQAWFPEQGGNVLLKAQGNITGFTAGTAAATATAGTGNWLWRQGGDVGGVPAAWWINFGSYALPTTNDGTRPSQIPRLVGFSGIGALGGGNVDIRVGGDAGVVAAMGDSTERISQGLNVAVGGTGRVTADGNWIVTGGGDLNVRIGGSLNPLDPNMTRSSSNESLFVRGAVLDANLTGTLTNLRGALSLSAGAIGRIDLGYGVKSLAYTADPRAVDLDTPNGGRSNGGPTLVLGDSAVSFASRGDLVLSRVDDPGRALVHNTTPYRVTSEGSSVDYRGGGYSWFSLWNDRTSVDLLAAGGNLTPTTVGTTDGQSRSVGDYPAILRAAAGGGGIYYGARLYDGANVYTTSVTLAPSAAGQLEILARKSIQAMGLSLNMSGADTSVVATPAHPAFIGYAGQNARTVSNMATFLPVGAGAGSLYAFGSNTITGDLHAGDADPQRFYAVEGDIVGLRTGEVLDFTNGGTMASRYPYNQWNVAAKPVWVIAGRDVVGAGAVPAFYVNGKPIYADGAYSAKSSGNLLYHPDATDVSVVRAGRDILQSNFLVAGPGALEISAGRHLYQADLGSITSVGPIATGDSRPGATIVAMAGVGAGGPDYAGLRRYLAPANLLAVDAPLGAMGKVAKTYEGELAAWLKSRYGFSGSSAEALAYFDTLTADARSIFLRSVFYAELKAGGREYNDVDSRRHGSYLRGRNAIAALFPETADSAARAGDITMFGGAGIRTYFGGDIDMLAPSGKIIAGVPGVVPPATSGIVTQGAGDINLYSRSSVLLGLSRIMTTFGGSILAWSAQGDINAGRGAKTTVLYTPPKLTYDDKGNVTLASQVPSTGAGIATLAPIAEVPAGDVDLIAPLGTIDAGEAGIRVSGNANVAALHVVNAENIQVQGKSTGMPTVAAVNVGALANASTTASQAASASQDAVARDRAAARQSRPSIFNVRMLGTGGDASAPAAGDLRRALPAGAASTPSQTPYDARIPVQVLGHGKQFDPALMSMLSDDERRQLRQER